TGCTAATTGATGCTGTAACTGAGAGTTATAACAAATTTTTCTTTGGGGACGTTGGGAGAGAAATATATGATTTCTTTTGGGGTGATTTTGCCGACTGGTATGTTGAATGTTCTTTTATAATCTGCTTTCTGCTAATAGAACGTAGTTCTATTGTTTTATGCCATTAAGGTCTGGATTTTATGCCATTTACAGATCATGAAAACAGAAAAGTAATGAAGTTTATGCTGTTGTTATATAGCACATAATGCCCTTTTTTTCTAAGGttaaagttgtaaaattcaTTTGGTGGATAGTGtgtgttattttattgttatcatTACTAGAATTCTATTGTAAGTTGGATCAGTATGTGCTGTTGACACATACATGAAATACCTGTCATGGTCGTATGTTTTTGCAAAAATACTGGTATAATTTTTACTCTGATTAGCTGTAGTTATTTTTGTGTTATATGTCCAGTTTTTAGATCTGCAACCCATGCTTGGgatttatgtttttgttgttttcataggtatattgaagccagtaaaGCTCGCATTTACCACTCTGGAGATGATTCAGTTGCTTTAGTAGCTCAGACAGTTCTACTCTACGTTTTCGAGAATATACTGAAATTATTACATCCATTCATGCCATTCGTAACTGAGGAACTGTGGCAGGTGTGGGCTTTGTAGTGTTTACCACgttttttgttaatataatttttataatttaaactcatttagttTACCATATTCTTGAATCTGATCATTCATGTTAATATGAAGTTTGGATAAAATCTGCTGGAACACAATTTCCATTGATGAGCACCTTATCAAGTCTAGATTTAATGTGCACACTTGACTTTGCACATGCACATGTACTTAagtgaattttgggttcacatTACAGCATACATGAATAGTGCTTCCTACAAGAAAtgatatgttttcttttcttttattgttgtAGGCATCCCCTAAGGTTTTCTGTAGATGTAACTatggatttttcttttattttatttatcttcagGCACTTCCCAATCGGAGAGAAGCTCTTATAATATCTTCCTGGCCACAAACTGCTCTTCCCAGGAGTACTGATTTGgtaaaaagatttgaaaatttacaagcTCTGGTGAGTTTATAGAACTCTTCTTTTTTCCTCTACATTCGCCACCAAATACTCTTCAACCCAAGGTAAGGGAATCGCTAACCTCTGATAATTTATGTGCTAGACTCGAGCAATCCGGAATGCTAGAGCTGAGTATTCTGTTGAGCCAGCAAAGCGCATAACTGCTTCTATTGTTGGTAGTGAAGAAGTCATTCAGTATATATCTGTAAGTGTAGTTTGTTTCTTTAGGGATtgtcttattaattataaagaaaaatgaatggcaccgttttgtttcttttcttgattGTGCCATCTTTCGATGCATAATATATACTTGTAAATATACTACCACAGGCTGTTGTAAAGTCTGGCGGAAAAAGGAATGGCTGAATGAACAATGCTAATGTCTTAAGTATCTGTATTCTTAGCATGTCCTCAAATCAATGTTGATAGGTTGTATCCTCTTGATGCAGGAAGAGAAGGAGGTTTTGGCTCTCTTATCCAAGCTAGATTTAGGCAATATTCATTTCGCTGATTCTCCTCCAGGCATGTTTACTTTGAACCATATATGCTTTGGTTCTAGGACAAAGAAATGCTTTGCATATTCATTTCACTAATAGTACTTCCTATTGACTCtctttgatatatgaaatgttgGACATCTATATGTATTTATACTTGCAGAGGATGCAAAACAATCAGTTCACCTTATTGCAAGTGAAGGACTGGAGGCATATCTTCCCCTTGCTGATATGGTTGATATTTCTGCTGAAGTGCAACGCCTTACCAAGCGCCTATTAAAGATGCAAACGGAATATGAGGGACTTAAAGCTCGACTCAACTCTCCTAAAGTATGAACTTTACTTTGTCATTGATGTAGATGCACTAATATTACACATTACTTTGGCATAAATGTAATAGTGACCACCATGCTTAAGCTTTTCAAACATGACTGAATGTACGGattaaaataggataaaaacAAGGCACGGAACTTAAAAACAACACTACTTTGTAGTAGTCAGAGTTTCATGGAGAGGATTCCTGAATATGTTCGCTATGGCATTTTGTTTATTATGTGTCAACTTTAGTGGGGGCACTTACCCAGAGAACATAAAATTAACTTTAGGGAGAAGCTCAAActgttgtttttttaaaatcatttgggAAAGTTTATGTGCTATAAAGCATTTGGAAAAGTTTGGCGTACTTCAATTTGGTGTATCATGAGAACTGGCCATTGTTCGTTGTCAACATTGCTACGAAAGTTAACTGATAGTTCACTGTTTACTTTCATAAGTCTTCTTAGGATGTGTCAACTGATGGCcttttcttctccaacaagCTTCATATTCTCCTATGCTTGTTGATGCCTGCAATTGCTTACAAGCCTCTTACAATCTATAATATGTGTTCACTGCAGTTCATAGAGAAAGCTCCCAAGGATGTTGTCCGTGGGGTTCAGGAAAAAGCAGCAGAAGCAGAAGAGAAGATTAATCTGACCAAAAACCAATTGGCTTTCCTGAAATCAACTGTTATGCTTTCGCAATAGGCTCCATATTTGGTCATAATTTCAGTCTTAGCAAAGCTACACGTCCTGTTGGGATGATCTGCACTGTTTACTCATATATGtcactataataataataataataataaaagaaatgtagaaaaaaaatgaaaaaagtccCAGATAGCATCTACATAGTAAAAAAACGGAGgaagagaaaataataataataataatggaaaaAGCTGCATATATTAGGATAATAATAAATAGCCGTTAGCATGGTAGCAAATCAGTGAAATCACATTTTCAGCAACACTCAATCATTACTAAATGCCGAAGGATATGAAATGCCCACTAATATCACATTAAATTGATATCCAcaaatttataattcttttctCATTTGAGCTAAACTTTGTACATAAACCACATGTCATTTTGGAAGTGAAGTCAATAGTTAAACAATGAAGGtaatcaatttaacaaaaatgatgGTTCACCTCTCTGACTTGTGCAATCAATAAACATTTCTagtgaatttgaaattaatgaaaaaataacatataaatcaAATGTTATTCAAACATTGAAATCTGAAGGACTTTGTTTTCTCCTTTCTGCAAAACATATTTCTTCCAGTAAAAATTGTTATAGGGaagaaaagaattatttaactAATGATGCCTTTATTCTATATGGTGATAGAGGTCACAAAGATCAACACCTCAAGCAAGCATTGTGCAAAACGTAAATGCTCATACATCAAGGTTTCAACAGAACTTTTTTCAATGGCCTTTTCCTGATGATAGAGAAAACGCTTATATTAGTTAACTGTTGAAATCCCATATTCAGTTCCACTACTGGAAACTTACAAAGAGCCTATTCAATCACCTTTAAAATGTCAAGctaaataaacatatcatcAGTTACTACTGTTTGTGAAGTAAAAAGATTTCAAACCAAGTACTAATGAAAGCAGCTCGATATGAATAGTATGATGATTACTTTGTAGTTTagtttcaatttatatttacgGAAAATTCAGTTTTGATACTTTGTTTTTGTAAATTGtgtcgtaaatattattattaaatatttaataacaatctCTTCAgctcaataaaatattatttatattctgCTACGTGCGCAGTCATTAAtgggtatttttttttgtttacttcATTCTTCGAGCTCCCGAATTCAACCCGGTCGGGAAAATGGATttctattaagtttaatttttttttgaaagatctgttaagtttatttaaaactctttcaagacACAAGCACAACCAATCCATGTCCAGATCTGATCTGAAATCTGAATACATCGGTAAGTAGGTAGTATATCAAAGTTCTACTCTGCCTGTATTTTGTAAAGAATATGCATGCATTTTTCAAGCAATGACGTAATTTAGGcttatttttgtgtgtgtttaggttagaactgatgggatccggtgggAGCAAGGGTTCTTGCAGGGGAGGAGCTTCCTCGTCGAGTGGTGGGAGGAAGGGAAGATCTATTGGAAAGAATAGAGTTTTCCAATCCTCTCGCCTGGGAGCGCCTTCTGGATCTGCTGACTCCCACTTTGACCGTCAGGTCTTTCTCCATTCTCTTGTCTCATATTTTcccctcttcttcttcctcttccttgaAAAAGAAGTTCGCTTCTTCAGGTGGTTGTTGTTGATCACCATAATAAAGACTACGGCTCTAATTTCACCAACCAGAACAGGAGAGAACGGGAATCTGAGTCGGATCAAGTGAAAAGAGAATGTTCCAGAAAGGTTAAAGCTGAATCGGCATCTGATTATGAAATGCCACTGCCATGCATATCTTCCAATGGTGTAGATATAGATGCCTCGAGAAGTGGTAGCAGCTCTGGCAGAGCCACCACAGCAGTGCATCACTCTCCTTCTCGCTGCCTCTCTGGCTTTAGCTTCTTTTCGGGTAACATTAGCTTCGCAGAGCTAATAGTTTGGGTTCGTCTAGGGCATATCCTGTTTCTCCTCCAAGTCTTGCAATATTGAACCGTGATGACAACTTCGAGACACTTGAACATCGACAACTTTCCCCAAATTCTTCTTCTATAAACTTATATTCTCCCTTAACCTTCAATGATTCAGACACAGATAGAGATGAAATTGGTGGGTCAAGTTCAAATGGTCGTAACCAAGACGATTCTCTGATCAAACATGGTGAATACTGGGCTCAACATGATGAACTACATGGTGCTTGTTTTAATGC
This genomic window from Gossypium raimondii isolate GPD5lz chromosome 10, ASM2569854v1, whole genome shotgun sequence contains:
- the LOC128032053 gene encoding uncharacterized protein LOC128032053; translation: MSRSDLKSEYIGLFLCVFRLELMGSGGSKGSCRGGASSSSGGRKGRSIGKNRVFQSSRLGAPSGSADSHFDRQVVVVDHHNKDYGSNFTNQNRRERESESDQVKRECSRKVKAESASDYEMPLPCISSNGVDIDASRSGSSSGRATTAVHHSPSRCLSGFSFFSGNISFAELIVWVRLGHILFLLQVLQY